The genomic DNA ATTGGCAGCTGCCGATGGAGAAAATATTCAGTATGACTGAAATTCGATTAACACCTTTGAAGTAAAGTTGATATCCTTGCTGTTCATGAGGATTTGTTTACATTGTAATATATATCTGAGATCTTTCTTACAagtatttctttgtaaaaacCAATTTTAGTAAATAACATCTGAACCAATGTGATCATTGTCCTGCCATATAAGCTCATCATCATTGTTGTCGTCGTTAGCACtacttttttcatcatcattatagCATTGAGAAAACTTTCTCAAATGAATTTACTTTGATTGCATAAATTTAATGACAAAACGATGTCGCTTCAATCTTTATGGCACAGAGCCTGATGCATACTTCAGAAGTACTGATTGTATCacttaaattttatcatatttttacaggtgtttgaaaacaaaaccgTGTAGAGCAACAAACAAATCATGGGgttccctttttttgtttccctcGCTGATGGTGCAAGTCCGCAACTGTCTCAAAATCAAGCTGAGGGAACATCTCTCTACGTCAAGCATGTAGAAGTAACAGAAACGAAACCATGTTTTGCTTCATACAAGAAGGTCGAAAATTCCCTTTTAGTGCACTATTTAGTGAGCACACGCGGTCTTGAAGTTCTCGAGCAGCTGATGGTGGTCACCTTTTCTTCAAACGACAAAAACTTCATAATCGAGACTCTTAAGAAGGGAATTGAGTGCAACGGTTCACAGTATTATTACTTGGGACAATCGAGCTCCCAGCTTAGACACAGCACTTGCTACGTGATGAATGCTTCGCTGACTGACTTGCACAGTTTGCTGGAAAAATTCGAAGACTTCAATGACATCTTCCCGGTGGCAAAACGATCTCAAAAGATATCCCTCCTCTTCTCACCTTTCCAGCGTAGTTTGGAACTAAAACCAGGGGAATACGACGTCATCGATGACGTAACAAGCATATTGGGTACATATGTGTTCACGGATGGGTGTGGTCTTATGTCGTGTACACTCTCTCAGGATGTGCAGAACCTGTGCAACCTTCCATGCGCACCTAGCGTAATTGAGGTTAAATTCAAAGGTTTTAGAGGGACACTGGTTCGTTTCAACGATATGCCAAATCTCAAGGTAAAAGCGCTCTTTAGAAATTCCATGTTGGActtttcctcccatcaaaatGTTATGAGTGATTGGAACACGATTGGAATCGTCGGTTTCTCGCAGCCGTACTCACTGGGCTATTTGGACACACTAACGATGATGCTGTTGGCCGAAGGCGGTGTCTCACATGAATATCTGGAGGCACTTCAGGGAAACTATCATGATTTGCTAGAGAGGTTGGAAGACAAGACATACGCCGGTTACTTCTTGCGTATAACGGGAAAGGACGAGTTGCTACAAACCCTTGAGCAAGAAGGACTATCGCACAGTGTTGTGCGAGAGTTGCAAAATctgaagataaaagaaattgaaaatatgaaacacTGTAAAATAGTCAGCGAAAACGAAGAGCAAGGCGATAATTATCAGTTACAAGAGAAAAACTGCAAAGTACCTGAGATGGGTGGACCTCTGTGTGATGTTACAACGACAGACACTTTGGTGGAGGATCCCAGTGCTACAAGTGATGAAGTCCAAGATTTTAGAATTTTGATTCCAGACTCTCGCGTGGTCTATGCGGTGAGCGATCCGTACGGTCAGCTGAAGCATGGCGAATGTTTCTTCCAACCGACGCTCCACGAAGCGGAGCAAAATGGCTTCTCATTTTCTGAGTTTGTTCTTGTAATACGAAGGCCCTCTTATCATGCGGGAGATGTTCGTGTTTTGAAGATTACTCAGGGAAAGGAAGCTTACAAAGATCTGTACGATTGTATCGTGTTTCCCACAAGGGGGGCGCGACCGCATGCCAATGAATGCGCTGGGGGACGCGTAGGCGGTGACAAGTACTTCGTGAGCTGGGATCAGGGGCTCATACCGCTCTTTGTTAGCAGTCCTTACATGGGGCACATAACCAGTACATCCTCTAAAATAGTTCGAAAATTGTCAGAAGTCGCCAACAGCCTCGTGTGTTTGAAGAGGAAGCCTGTTAGTGACACGGAAGCGAGGAAAAAGCAGCACGAAGCACACCAAGCGCTCGTGAAACATTTTAGTCATTTTAGAGAATACGAGAACTTGCGCCAAAAAGCTTCAGAGCTATTTGTTAAGTACGCGTCGTTATTCGGTTCGACGTGTACCGAATGCGAATTGCTCAAGGAGACTCTTCTCAGAGACTTTGGCTGGAGCGATTGTTACGATCaagttaaaaaacaattgaGGCAGCTTGAAGAAGGGTACGAGATAGAGATGCAGGGACTCACCAACCGTTCGCGATCAACCCCTCTCCCTTCTTCATCTCGCGGTCCTGATACGTTCGATCGTTTGTTAATCTCTCTGCAATGGAAGAAACCACCATTTTTACCTGGTGATGATGTCTGGAATAAGATGAAAGCAAAAAGCGCTACGTTTGTCGCATCCCAGATTTCATAGTTCGATTACGAAAATATTACTCCTTAAATTGTCCAAACTTTATCATTATGAAAAGGAACAGAACTTGTTAAAAGTGTTTAACTGCTTCTGTGGTGTGTATATACTATAATTCATTATCTTCAGGGAATGTCCAATATTGCACATTCGCATATTCAACTGATTTCACTTCAACTTCACTACGATTTGCATGATTAAGCGATTCCTTCCAAAGATAAGCAAAACTTCGTTGTGACGACTTAAAAAGACAGTTGTCAGTCATCAATCTCCATGGTAGATAATCGAAGAAAGTTTTTGATTCCTTCCCCATCTTGGGGAAGGAAATCGGTTTGTCACAAGCACTGGCGTCTCCGATTAATACTTCATCTCATGCCCTCAGCCCGGCCTTCTCGCAATGGAATCTGCCGTTAAAGGAAACGATTCTGGATGCTTGGGCTAGATAAAGGCCAGTTTAATGGACTATCGAGATTCTCTGTGTTAGGAGATTCCTTGTTGCGGGAAATTTCAGCATTGTATTATTTTGGTGGATTTAGTTGACTGTCCATGAACTATCCGCTAAAAGAAgtttccccctccccccccccccacccccttctcc from Pocillopora verrucosa isolate sample1 chromosome 2, ASM3666991v2, whole genome shotgun sequence includes the following:
- the LOC131789412 gene encoding uncharacterized protein; protein product: MGFPFFVSLADGASPQLSQNQAEGTSLYVKHVEVTETKPCFASYKKVENSLLVHYLVSTRGLEVLEQLMVVTFSSNDKNFIIETLKKGIECNGSQYYYLGQSSSQLRHSTCYVMNASLTDLHSLLEKFEDFNDIFPVAKRSQKISLLFSPFQRSLELKPGEYDVIDDVTSILGTYVFTDGCGLMSCTLSQDVQNLCNLPCAPSVIEVKFKGFRGTLVRFNDMPNLKVKALFRNSMLDFSSHQNVMSDWNTIGIVGFSQPYSLGYLDTLTMMLLAEGGVSHEYLEALQGNYHDLLERLEDKTYAGYFLRITGKDELLQTLEQEGLSHSVVRELQNLKIKEIENMKHCKIVSENEEQGDNYQLQEKNCKVPEMGGPLCDVTTTDTLVEDPSATSDEVQDFRILIPDSRVVYAVSDPYGQLKHGECFFQPTLHEAEQNGFSFSEFVLVIRRPSYHAGDVRVLKITQGKEAYKDLYDCIVFPTRGARPHANECAGGRVGGDKYFVSWDQGLIPLFVSSPYMGHITSTSSKIVRKLSEVANSLVCLKRKPVSDTEARKKQHEAHQALVKHFSHFREYENLRQKASELFVKYASLFGSTCTECELLKETLLRDFGWSDCYDQVKKQLRQLEEGYEIEMQGLTNRSRSTPLPSSSRGPDTFDRLLISLQWKKPPFLPGDDVWNKMKAKSATFVASQIS